The Rhodopseudomonas palustris genome window below encodes:
- a CDS encoding DUF3551 domain-containing protein, whose amino-acid sequence MNRAAAEATMRIGAMVLLIGLALPGAASAQPYDNYPVCLRVYGPVRYDECRYISIDQCKPAASGIAAQCLTNPWYQPPAGPGSRRARRH is encoded by the coding sequence ATGAACCGCGCAGCAGCGGAGGCGACGATGCGGATTGGAGCGATGGTGCTGCTGATCGGGCTGGCGCTGCCGGGAGCAGCTTCGGCACAGCCTTACGACAACTACCCGGTCTGCCTGCGGGTGTATGGCCCGGTGCGCTACGACGAGTGCCGCTACATATCGATCGACCAGTGCAAACCGGCCGCATCGGGGATCGCCGCCCAGTGTCTGACCAATCCGTGGTATCAGCCGCCGGCGGGGCCCGGTTCGCGCCGCGCCCGGCGGCATTGA